The Kluyveromyces lactis strain NRRL Y-1140 chromosome D complete sequence genome has a window encoding:
- a CDS encoding uncharacterized protein (no similarity): MLSLFPFKLSHSSSSSSKNQQGSSEVKDEFAFKFRETENEFLDIALMGKSKNKSLAKKTELRDQHSCNLTELPRELQEEVDLSVSEMIEFQNHASGRTFVDDKKRLELQQKLDNVRAGYYSRNLEHVPLHQFIPDDYALDSFEEEKFDPKLFRKIKVDKRRSKNILFSKANRA, from the coding sequence ATGTTGTCATTGTTTCCGTTTAAATTGTCCcattcctcttcttcctcgtcCAAAAACCAGCAAGGGAGCAGTGAAGTAAAGGATGAATTCGCCTTCAAGTTTAGAGAGACAGAAAATGAGTTCTTAGATATTGCGCTGATGGGGAAAAGTAAGAATAAGAGCCTGGCCAAGAAGACGGAATTGAGGGATCAGCATTCCTGTAACTTGACCGAGTTACCAAGAGAATTGCAAGAGGAAGTAGACCTTTCAGTTAGTGAGATGATTGAGTTTCAAAACCATGCCTCTGGTAGGACTTTCGTGGATGACAAAAAAAGATTGGAATTGCAACAAAAATTGGATAACGTCAGGGCAGGCTATTATAGTAGAAACTTGGAGCATGTACCATTACATCAGTTCATTCCAGATGATTACGCTTTAGACTCGTTTGAAGAGGAAAAATTTGACCCAAAACTGTTTCGTAAAATCAAGGTCGataaaagaagatccaAAAATATCCTGTTCTCTAAGGCAAACAGAGCTTAG